The Prosthecobacter sp. genome window below encodes:
- a CDS encoding acyltransferase: MSLPTQPFHEVGANAQIDPDVILGYRYPGDSQPTRIGDHAIIRSGSIIYASTTIGHRFQCGHQVLIRGEIVIGNRCVVHHKCTLEGRLKIGNGVKIMAHVYVPSRTTIGDYVFIGPGTTFLNAKYPMREGTVQGATIEEHVCIGGGVTICPGVTIGRGSFIAAGAVVNKDVPPGMIAMGVPARFKPLPPNILPENLMEQLLPQTDLFGAHHDDTWKDEL, encoded by the coding sequence ATGAGTCTCCCCACACAACCTTTCCACGAAGTCGGCGCGAACGCGCAGATCGATCCCGATGTCATCCTCGGCTATCGCTACCCCGGCGACTCACAGCCCACGCGCATCGGCGATCACGCCATCATCCGCAGCGGCAGCATCATCTACGCGAGCACGACCATCGGGCATCGCTTTCAATGCGGCCATCAGGTGCTCATTCGTGGTGAGATCGTGATCGGCAACCGCTGCGTGGTGCATCACAAATGCACACTGGAGGGCCGGCTCAAGATCGGCAACGGAGTCAAAATCATGGCGCACGTCTATGTACCCAGCCGCACCACCATCGGCGACTATGTCTTCATCGGCCCCGGCACCACGTTTTTGAACGCGAAGTATCCCATGCGCGAAGGCACCGTGCAGGGCGCGACCATCGAGGAGCATGTCTGCATCGGCGGTGGAGTCACGATCTGCCCCGGCGTGACCATCGGACGCGGTTCCTTCATTGCCGCCGGAGCTGTCGTGAACAAAGACGTGCCGCCCGGCATGATCGCCATGGGTGTTCCCGCACGATTCAAGCCCCTGCCGCCCAACATCCTGCCTGAGAACCTGATGGAGCAGCTTTTACCGCAGACGGATTTGTTTGGAGCCCACCACGACGACACCTGGAAAGACGAACTATGA